In Vreelandella piezotolerans, one genomic interval encodes:
- a CDS encoding GNAT family N-acetyltransferase — protein MSHVRSATIHDLDALTELLDGYRQFYQQPSDRQAARDFLRQRFGQADSRIMVSEGEDGTLTGFVQLYPGVSTVGLNARWTLNDLFVRPACRENGTGRALMEAATRLAREHGVARLILMTQVDNERAQRLYESLGWQRNTAFYGYLLDVT, from the coding sequence ATGTCCCACGTTCGCTCTGCCACGATTCATGATCTCGACGCCTTGACCGAGTTACTAGACGGCTATCGGCAGTTTTATCAGCAGCCAAGTGATAGGCAAGCCGCGCGTGACTTTTTGCGCCAACGGTTTGGGCAAGCAGATTCGCGCATCATGGTGAGCGAAGGTGAGGATGGCACGCTCACCGGGTTCGTTCAGCTTTATCCGGGCGTGTCCACCGTGGGGCTAAATGCGCGCTGGACGCTGAACGATCTTTTCGTACGACCAGCGTGCCGAGAGAACGGCACGGGGCGAGCGCTGATGGAAGCGGCCACTCGATTGGCTCGTGAACATGGTGTTGCGCGTTTGATATTGATGACGCAGGTCGACAATGAGCGCGCCCAGCGACTGTACGAGTCGCTGGGCTGGCAGCGCAATACGGCGTTTTATGGCTATTTGCTCGATGTGACCTAA
- a CDS encoding Hsp20/alpha crystallin family protein, producing the protein MNDIVRSSHSHHSSLQQEQNGQNRHYKEALLPAVDIIEEANALKLVADMPGVTPETLKVEVDDQVLSLEGEIALNMPEGLSALHAEVRGQRFARRFNLSREVDSEAITATIVNGVLTLTLPKKESHRARRIEVQAA; encoded by the coding sequence ATGAATGACATCGTCCGTTCATCCCACTCCCATCACTCCTCGCTACAGCAGGAGCAGAACGGCCAGAATCGGCACTATAAGGAGGCGCTTCTACCGGCGGTGGATATTATCGAAGAGGCTAACGCGCTCAAGCTAGTGGCCGATATGCCCGGTGTGACACCGGAGACGCTCAAGGTAGAGGTCGATGACCAAGTGTTGAGTCTGGAAGGGGAGATAGCGCTGAATATGCCGGAAGGACTCAGCGCTTTGCATGCCGAAGTGCGCGGTCAACGCTTCGCGCGGCGCTTCAACCTGAGCCGGGAGGTAGATAGTGAGGCCATTACGGCCACTATCGTCAACGGCGTGCTGACGTTGACGCTTCCCAAGAAAGAGAGCCACCGCGCGCGCCGTATCGAGGTCCAGGCGGCGTGA
- a CDS encoding YbaK/EbsC family protein produces MSIETVRQFFAEHAPEVAIEELDTSTATVQLAAEAHGVVSGQIAKTLAFKVGEKPLLIVASGDARIDNRKIRDTFGGKAKLLDADTVMELTSHPVGGVCPFGLATQLPVYCDESLHAFDEVLPAAGSPNSAVRLSPQRLADLVSAQWVDVCTLPESIR; encoded by the coding sequence ATGAGCATCGAAACCGTTCGCCAATTTTTTGCCGAGCACGCGCCCGAGGTGGCCATCGAAGAGCTAGACACCAGCACCGCCACCGTACAGCTCGCCGCCGAGGCGCACGGTGTGGTCTCTGGGCAAATTGCCAAAACGTTGGCGTTCAAAGTGGGAGAAAAGCCACTACTGATCGTCGCCAGTGGCGATGCGCGGATCGATAATCGCAAGATCCGCGATACCTTCGGTGGCAAAGCCAAACTGCTGGATGCCGACACGGTGATGGAACTGACCAGCCACCCGGTAGGAGGGGTATGTCCGTTTGGACTGGCCACCCAACTTCCCGTCTATTGCGACGAATCCCTGCACGCGTTCGATGAAGTGCTACCCGCGGCGGGCTCACCGAACAGTGCCGTGCGCTTGAGCCCACAACGCTTAGCCGACTTAGTCAGCGCTCAATGGGTCGATGTGTGTACGCTACCAGAGAGCATCCGCTAA
- a CDS encoding DNA-3-methyladenine glycosylase I encodes MAHDFIAPDGHPRCQWCGGAAEFLPYHDQEWGFPVSDDQRLFEKLCLESFQSGLSWRTILNKRESFRTAFHHFDFHHVARFTEEDVEHLLQDAGIIRHRGKIEATINNARRAQEMVVQEGSLAAFFWRYEPDSASRPDPQTQTTSPESIALAKELKKRGWTFFGPTTAFAFMQAMGLINDHSLNCVTRERVEQARAAFQRPS; translated from the coding sequence ATGGCTCATGACTTCATCGCCCCCGACGGTCACCCCCGCTGCCAGTGGTGTGGCGGAGCGGCGGAGTTCCTGCCCTACCATGATCAGGAGTGGGGCTTTCCCGTGAGTGATGACCAGCGGCTATTTGAAAAGCTCTGCCTGGAGAGCTTTCAATCGGGCTTAAGCTGGCGCACGATTTTGAATAAACGTGAGAGCTTCCGCACCGCCTTTCACCACTTCGATTTCCACCACGTCGCCCGCTTTACGGAAGAGGACGTGGAGCACTTACTGCAGGATGCAGGCATCATTCGTCATCGCGGAAAAATCGAAGCTACTATCAATAACGCACGTCGGGCCCAGGAGATGGTGGTTCAGGAAGGCTCGCTAGCGGCGTTTTTCTGGCGCTATGAACCAGACAGCGCATCCCGTCCAGACCCACAAACGCAAACCACATCGCCAGAATCGATTGCGCTAGCAAAAGAGCTTAAAAAGCGCGGCTGGACATTTTTCGGTCCCACCACCGCGTTTGCATTCATGCAGGCCATGGGACTGATCAATGATCACTCGTTGAACTGCGTCACTCGGGAACGGGTTGAGCAGGCGCGCGCAGCGTTTCAGCGGCCTTCGTAA
- a CDS encoding AtuA-related protein, with amino-acid sequence MRELLHRYAHARAGDKGDRLSLGVFVYEEAHYSWLVEQLSEANVAALFAHRNVHHVTRYLLPHLKGINLVLDDALQGGVNGALNLDGHGKTLSALLLSMEVTPPEAAL; translated from the coding sequence ATGCGTGAATTATTGCATCGCTACGCCCATGCCCGGGCAGGCGATAAAGGCGATCGGCTCAGCTTAGGCGTGTTTGTATACGAGGAAGCGCACTATTCCTGGCTGGTCGAACAGCTCTCGGAAGCGAACGTTGCAGCGCTATTTGCGCATCGAAATGTGCATCACGTCACTCGGTATTTATTACCTCATCTCAAAGGTATCAACTTAGTGTTGGACGATGCGCTGCAAGGGGGCGTCAATGGCGCGTTGAACCTGGATGGACATGGAAAAACGTTGTCCGCCCTACTTTTATCCATGGAGGTCACTCCTCCCGAAGCGGCTCTCTAA
- a CDS encoding acyclic terpene utilization AtuA family protein → MTVVVGCGAGFSGDRTDAARPLVDALMSYDAPRALMFETLGERTLAAAQLRRIKDPDSGDEPLLEEFLSPVLSDCLTHHITVLGNFGAANPGAACRRIQQLAKRLGHTEACLATIHGDDVRDQLHALDWQAWEGEKRSLSALEHVVAANVYLGADGLIEAMARGAHVVITGRVADPSLALAPVCYYHDWASDDWHRLAAGALAGHLIECGTQVTGGYFADPGFKDVPGMASLGYPLVEVERNGRLIVTKPPGTGGLVTEQTVKEQLLYEIHDPSAYITPDVVIDLAHVSVRQLAKDRVEITGVRGKPAPARLKTTVSFLGGYQGEAEISYAGPNAFARARLARDTLRQRLALRCPANLRARFDLIGVSSVFDGDSHYNPHHIGQAASDIRLRLAVEHADQRVVELATQELLALYCCGPAGGGGVRRHHTQRLKTASYLVPRQQVTPIVTLHRGEGNA, encoded by the coding sequence ATGACGGTCGTAGTCGGTTGTGGTGCGGGCTTTTCCGGTGATCGTACCGATGCGGCCAGGCCGCTCGTCGATGCACTCATGTCGTACGATGCGCCTCGTGCGCTTATGTTCGAAACATTGGGTGAGCGAACGCTGGCGGCGGCCCAATTACGCCGCATCAAAGATCCTGACAGCGGTGATGAGCCGTTGCTGGAAGAGTTTTTATCGCCCGTATTGAGCGATTGCCTCACCCATCACATTACGGTGTTGGGCAACTTTGGGGCGGCCAACCCTGGGGCAGCCTGCCGTCGTATTCAGCAGCTAGCCAAGCGCTTGGGTCACACTGAAGCGTGCTTGGCCACGATTCACGGCGATGACGTGAGAGACCAGTTGCATGCCCTCGACTGGCAGGCCTGGGAGGGCGAAAAACGGTCTCTGTCAGCACTCGAGCACGTGGTCGCCGCCAATGTCTATCTCGGCGCAGATGGGCTGATAGAGGCGATGGCACGAGGGGCACACGTCGTGATTACCGGGCGCGTGGCCGACCCCTCGCTGGCACTCGCCCCAGTGTGCTACTACCACGACTGGGCAAGCGATGACTGGCACAGGCTTGCCGCTGGGGCATTGGCAGGTCACTTGATTGAGTGTGGCACGCAAGTCACCGGGGGCTACTTTGCTGACCCTGGTTTCAAAGACGTCCCTGGTATGGCCTCGCTGGGTTACCCCCTGGTGGAAGTAGAGCGAAACGGGCGGCTGATCGTGACCAAGCCACCCGGTACGGGTGGCTTGGTCACCGAACAAACGGTGAAAGAACAGCTGTTGTATGAAATACATGACCCCAGTGCTTACATCACTCCTGATGTCGTCATCGATCTGGCGCATGTCAGCGTCAGACAACTGGCCAAAGACCGCGTCGAAATCACGGGTGTCCGCGGCAAACCAGCACCTGCTCGTTTAAAAACCACCGTTAGTTTCCTGGGTGGCTACCAAGGTGAAGCCGAAATCTCTTATGCAGGCCCTAATGCGTTTGCCAGAGCCCGTCTCGCCAGAGACACGCTGCGACAACGGCTGGCATTACGCTGCCCCGCCAATTTGCGAGCGCGCTTCGACTTGATTGGTGTCTCCAGCGTTTTCGATGGTGACTCGCACTACAATCCCCATCACATCGGCCAAGCCGCTAGCGATATTCGCCTCCGTCTCGCCGTCGAGCATGCCGACCAGCGCGTGGTGGAGCTGGCAACACAGGAGTTATTAGCCCTTTATTGCTGCGGACCTGCTGGCGGTGGCGGCGTCAGGAGACACCATACTCAACGCCTAAAAACCGCTTCGTATTTGGTACCCAGACAACAAGTTACCCCCATCGTGACACTGCATAGAGGAGAGGGTAATGCGTGA
- the pcsA gene encoding phosphatidylcholine synthase yields the protein MVQTLFTQTESRAPIYKAWSVHVFTASGVLLGTMALLALIDNNPVACLLWLGAAMMIDGVDGTLARKYEVKSVLPHFDGSTLDMVIDYLTWAFIPALFIYYFIELPPYLGLTSVFIILLSSMFCFCNVDMKSQDNYFVGFPAAWNIAAAYFYILDLPPFITFTAILVLAMLTVTKMKFLHPFRVRLFMPFNIAVTLLWCVCATSLILSHPDHTAWARWGLGLTSLYFAGMCFWRTAQEWFGGQVPR from the coding sequence GTGGTCCAAACACTCTTTACTCAAACCGAATCCCGAGCACCGATTTACAAAGCTTGGAGCGTGCATGTTTTTACCGCCAGCGGAGTACTGCTAGGCACGATGGCGCTGCTAGCGCTAATCGACAATAACCCGGTGGCCTGCCTGCTCTGGCTGGGGGCGGCGATGATGATCGATGGGGTGGATGGCACGCTGGCACGCAAATATGAAGTAAAATCCGTGCTGCCGCATTTCGATGGATCAACGCTGGATATGGTGATCGATTACCTCACCTGGGCCTTCATTCCCGCGCTATTCATTTATTACTTCATCGAACTACCGCCCTATTTAGGGCTGACCTCCGTCTTCATCATACTGCTGTCGTCGATGTTCTGTTTTTGTAACGTCGATATGAAAAGCCAGGATAACTATTTCGTTGGCTTCCCCGCCGCTTGGAACATTGCCGCGGCCTATTTTTACATTCTCGATTTACCGCCGTTCATCACGTTTACCGCCATACTGGTCTTAGCGATGCTGACGGTGACCAAAATGAAGTTTCTGCACCCCTTTCGTGTGCGTTTGTTCATGCCGTTCAATATCGCCGTCACGCTGCTGTGGTGCGTGTGTGCCACCTCGTTAATTCTTTCACACCCTGATCACACCGCCTGGGCACGGTGGGGCTTAGGTTTGACTTCTCTGTACTTCGCGGGCATGTGCTTTTGGCGCACGGCTCAAGAGTGGTTCGGCGGTCAGGTACCACGCTAA
- a CDS encoding putative bifunctional diguanylate cyclase/phosphodiesterase, with amino-acid sequence MQEASADNAPDSKASLPWHRTVVGKVAIFMLMGVIFAYLMGAMLGFTMVERSARDQWGREAQMNAQIVSATIRRIYTSVAVRTDPGGQVTQLVSTRPIGDEESVLSTGFSPIDVLALASAQTRHNVWLFSLTNSRRFTPVANAYSDTAGELVFPNAAELGNTPFANDFYVGFARIGGEAHFVSSLPIISPQGDLHGVVVSSIGLKSELYHLHRELILKIVASLGVVLLATALLLSMLMHRLFKPVPRLIRALTHIAHNRADRATPYTWRSDEIGCMAQAIETLRKKVEEREHLLEVKEQALRYQHLAHHDALTKLPNRVHFNDALQEAVTQAPHGAPFNVMIFDLDRFKAVNDTLGHAAGDTLLIEASQRVQALLEESDLVARLGGDEFSIIQQARHDGLAKAQQLAHQLVEVLKEPFAIDGHEVHIGVSVGIALAPRDGTSSHTLLRSADVALYTAKAMGRGRYAVFNPAMTMGGAPHEG; translated from the coding sequence ATGCAAGAGGCCAGCGCCGATAACGCCCCTGATTCGAAGGCTTCACTTCCTTGGCACCGAACGGTGGTAGGTAAAGTGGCCATCTTCATGCTGATGGGCGTCATCTTTGCCTATCTGATGGGCGCGATGCTGGGCTTCACCATGGTTGAGCGCAGCGCCCGGGATCAGTGGGGGCGCGAAGCGCAAATGAATGCACAGATAGTCAGTGCTACCATTCGGCGTATTTATACTTCTGTTGCGGTGCGTACCGATCCTGGCGGGCAAGTGACGCAGCTGGTATCGACACGCCCGATTGGCGATGAAGAGTCGGTGTTGAGCACTGGCTTCAGCCCCATCGATGTCTTGGCGCTGGCCAGTGCGCAAACGCGCCACAACGTTTGGCTCTTTTCACTGACGAATAGCCGCCGCTTTACGCCGGTCGCCAATGCGTATAGCGATACCGCCGGTGAATTAGTGTTTCCGAATGCCGCTGAGCTTGGCAATACTCCATTTGCGAACGACTTCTATGTGGGGTTTGCGCGCATTGGGGGCGAGGCGCACTTCGTGAGTTCGCTGCCTATCATCAGCCCTCAGGGCGATCTGCATGGGGTCGTGGTGTCGAGCATTGGCTTGAAGAGTGAACTGTATCACTTACATCGTGAACTGATCTTGAAGATTGTGGCGTCGTTGGGCGTGGTGCTGCTGGCAACGGCGCTGCTGCTGAGTATGTTGATGCATCGACTGTTCAAACCGGTCCCTCGCTTGATCCGGGCCTTGACGCATATTGCGCACAATCGAGCAGATCGGGCCACGCCCTATACTTGGCGTAGCGATGAAATTGGCTGCATGGCTCAGGCCATCGAGACGTTGCGTAAAAAGGTGGAAGAGCGAGAGCACCTATTAGAAGTGAAAGAGCAGGCACTGCGTTACCAGCACCTAGCGCATCACGACGCGCTGACCAAGCTGCCCAATCGCGTACACTTCAACGATGCGCTACAGGAGGCCGTGACACAAGCCCCACACGGCGCACCCTTCAATGTCATGATTTTTGATCTCGACCGCTTCAAGGCGGTGAACGATACGCTTGGCCATGCGGCAGGCGATACCTTGCTGATAGAGGCGAGCCAACGCGTGCAAGCGCTGCTGGAAGAGAGCGACCTCGTTGCGCGCTTGGGAGGCGACGAGTTTTCGATCATTCAGCAAGCTCGCCATGACGGATTGGCAAAAGCCCAGCAGTTGGCTCATCAACTGGTCGAGGTCCTGAAAGAGCCGTTTGCCATCGATGGTCACGAGGTACACATTGGGGTAAGCGTCGGTATTGCGCTGGCGCCCCGGGACGGAACCAGTAGCCATACGCTATTACGCAGCGCAGACGTGGCACTGTATACCGCGAAAGCGATGGGGCGTGGCCGCTATGCGGTCTTCAACCCTGCCATGACCATGGGGGGCGCACCGCATGAGGGCTAA
- a CDS encoding DUF1127 domain-containing protein: MPRFSLTQLRYQLSRYQQRRRSRRQLLTLEDHLLQDIGLTREQACQEGKRTFWKQRLSNKGDV, from the coding sequence ATGCCACGCTTCAGCCTCACTCAGCTGCGTTATCAGCTAAGCCGCTACCAACAACGCCGCCGCAGCCGTCGCCAACTGCTCACACTAGAGGATCACTTGCTGCAAGACATCGGCCTCACCCGTGAACAGGCCTGCCAAGAGGGAAAACGCACCTTTTGGAAACAGAGGCTCTCCAATAAGGGGGATGTATGA
- a CDS encoding amino acid ABC transporter substrate-binding protein, whose protein sequence is MKILVQWWVGLLMSVWAVSSAAASDIDTLQRLSETGTLRVGYGDTAPFSYTDDNGNVLGYSIDLCQQVASQLQEQLGLPSLAIEYVFRTPGNRVQMLNSGEIDIECNASTNNEERRRSADFSLSHFFVSVRFVSLKENHYDTLQDLAGRSVSVARGTVNVGQINQANRERRLNLSVVPVETLQAAFDLVTDGRVAAFAMDDILLSTMIAESEDPTAYALSEEAITAEEPLGLLMRKDDQAFVAQVNRALRTIYQQGDMQALYERWFQQPLPGKGITLNVPMSDTLARYVREPLREE, encoded by the coding sequence GTGAAAATCCTAGTGCAGTGGTGGGTAGGACTTCTCATGTCGGTGTGGGCTGTCTCCTCGGCGGCGGCTTCCGATATCGATACGCTGCAGCGGCTGAGCGAGACAGGCACCTTACGCGTGGGCTATGGCGATACCGCGCCCTTTTCTTACACGGATGACAACGGCAACGTGCTCGGATACTCCATCGACTTATGCCAGCAGGTGGCGTCGCAACTCCAAGAGCAGCTCGGCCTGCCCTCCCTCGCCATCGAGTACGTGTTTAGAACGCCCGGTAATCGTGTGCAGATGCTCAATAGCGGCGAGATCGATATCGAATGCAACGCAAGCACCAATAATGAAGAGCGCCGACGCAGCGCTGATTTTTCGCTGAGTCATTTTTTTGTCTCCGTGCGCTTCGTCTCACTCAAAGAGAACCATTACGACACGCTTCAGGATTTGGCCGGACGCAGTGTGAGCGTGGCCCGGGGCACCGTCAACGTCGGGCAAATCAACCAAGCCAACCGTGAACGGCGGCTGAATCTTTCCGTTGTACCGGTCGAGACGCTGCAAGCGGCCTTCGATCTCGTCACCGATGGCCGCGTCGCCGCGTTCGCCATGGACGACATTCTGCTCAGCACGATGATCGCAGAGTCAGAGGATCCAACGGCTTATGCCCTCTCAGAAGAGGCCATTACCGCCGAAGAGCCACTGGGCTTGCTGATGCGTAAAGACGATCAGGCGTTCGTGGCGCAGGTCAATCGAGCGCTGCGCACCATTTATCAGCAAGGGGACATGCAGGCACTCTACGAACGCTGGTTCCAGCAGCCTTTGCCCGGTAAAGGCATTACCCTCAACGTGCCGATGAGCGATACGCTAGCGCGGTATGTTAGAGAGCCGCTTCGGGAGGAGTGA
- a CDS encoding PhzF family phenazine biosynthesis protein, whose translation MTTAEYYLLDVFTEQPFTGNPLAVFLNADGLDAHTMQALANELNLAETVFLSAATQPNHYPMRIFTPTRELPFAGHPTVGTAHLLAALELAHPTQPLVLHPPIGELAITSTSGRTEFTTSQAVMLADSTLDHPTAVALLGLDSHQIVGDPIIASFGLPYHLIELSDTSALESVTISAALWASAVMPSRAAQIYLYVREPSAGQATVIRSRMFCMHDSLCEDPATGSAAAALTGYLASLQTEALRCEIHQGIEMGRPSVIYTTANGDMTPGFVTVGGHAIVVGKGTLYLP comes from the coding sequence ATGACTACCGCCGAGTACTACTTGCTGGATGTCTTTACCGAGCAGCCGTTTACGGGCAACCCATTGGCCGTGTTTCTCAACGCGGATGGATTGGACGCCCACACCATGCAAGCGCTGGCCAATGAATTGAATCTGGCGGAAACGGTTTTTTTGAGTGCCGCCACGCAACCGAACCACTATCCAATGCGGATTTTTACGCCGACGAGAGAACTCCCGTTTGCAGGCCATCCGACGGTAGGTACCGCACACTTGCTGGCAGCATTGGAACTCGCCCACCCGACGCAACCGCTGGTACTTCATCCACCTATCGGGGAGCTGGCCATTACATCGACCAGCGGCAGAACGGAGTTCACAACGTCGCAAGCCGTTATGCTGGCAGACAGCACGCTCGATCACCCCACTGCCGTGGCGCTGTTGGGATTGGATAGCCACCAAATAGTCGGCGACCCGATTATCGCGTCTTTCGGGCTGCCCTATCACTTGATCGAGCTATCGGATACCTCGGCCTTGGAGAGCGTCACTATTTCAGCCGCCCTCTGGGCCAGTGCAGTGATGCCCAGCCGCGCGGCTCAAATCTACCTGTACGTGAGGGAGCCGTCAGCAGGGCAAGCGACCGTGATTCGCAGCCGCATGTTCTGCATGCACGACAGCCTCTGCGAAGACCCGGCCACCGGCAGCGCTGCCGCAGCGTTAACCGGCTATCTAGCCTCCCTCCAGACCGAAGCGTTGCGCTGCGAGATACATCAAGGCATTGAAATGGGGCGGCCCAGCGTTATTTATACGACGGCTAACGGTGATATGACGCCGGGGTTCGTGACGGTGGGAGGGCACGCCATCGTGGTGGGTAAGGGGACGCTTTACCTACCGTGA
- a CDS encoding amino acid ABC transporter substrate-binding protein, protein MRANSVGVLALTLMSLHVSASPIALETSPTLMRIAQQQAITLGHRLQEIPFSYVVDGQPVGYSIDLCRAVVAGLQQRLGGVPLEVRFVPVTPVNRFILLRHGEIDLECGVTTRTSERLEQAAFSYPHFYTATRYVALAENAMRTVADLTGRSVVSTTGTINIEQLNALNRRHGLNIAVMLSRRHEEAFAMVDKGQAAAFVMDDSLLASLVARADAPERFRISDEAISDPQPYGLMMPLADAVFAEAVNQALHEYYQSGAIHALYDQWFLQPIPPDNQVMGLPMSAELAATFEWPDAHDPSRR, encoded by the coding sequence ATGAGGGCTAACAGTGTCGGCGTGTTGGCTCTGACACTGATGAGCCTGCATGTAAGCGCGTCACCTATTGCCCTTGAAACCTCGCCTACCTTGATGCGGATCGCGCAGCAGCAGGCCATCACGCTGGGTCACCGCCTTCAGGAAATTCCTTTCTCTTACGTGGTCGATGGGCAGCCTGTCGGCTACTCCATCGATCTCTGTAGGGCGGTGGTCGCGGGTCTTCAACAGCGGTTGGGCGGCGTGCCGCTCGAGGTCCGATTCGTGCCGGTCACGCCGGTCAATCGTTTCATTCTACTGCGCCATGGGGAGATCGACCTCGAGTGTGGCGTCACCACGCGCACGTCGGAGCGGCTCGAACAGGCGGCTTTCTCATACCCGCATTTTTACACCGCGACGCGCTATGTCGCCTTGGCAGAAAACGCGATGCGCACCGTAGCAGATCTCACGGGACGCAGCGTGGTATCGACGACAGGGACGATCAATATCGAGCAGCTCAACGCACTTAACCGCCGTCATGGGCTGAACATTGCCGTGATGCTTAGCCGTCGCCATGAAGAGGCGTTCGCCATGGTCGATAAGGGACAGGCCGCCGCGTTCGTGATGGACGACAGTTTGCTTGCCAGTCTCGTCGCCCGTGCGGATGCCCCCGAGCGTTTTCGTATTTCTGACGAAGCAATCAGCGACCCCCAGCCCTATGGCTTGATGATGCCGCTAGCGGATGCGGTCTTTGCGGAGGCGGTCAACCAGGCGCTGCATGAGTACTACCAAAGCGGGGCCATTCATGCGCTGTACGATCAATGGTTTTTGCAGCCCATACCGCCCGATAACCAAGTGATGGGTTTACCGATGAGTGCAGAGCTGGCGGCCACGTTCGAATGGCCCGATGCACATGACCCCTCCAGGAGGTGA
- a CDS encoding PLP-dependent aminotransferase family protein: MTRYEEVAVTLRERIEHGIYRVGDRLPSIRAVCQELNVSISTVQEAYRQLMDAALIESRPKSGYFVLPCRIPSVLPSVSRPAQCPLDVSQWDQVLELVATQRDDKRLLLGRGVPNLEVESLKPLSKILAGLHRSNDLHGFNYDKLSGSPELRQQVARLAVASGCLLHPDDIMITTGCQEALAIALRTLTQNGDVVAVDSPSFYGTMQILKANGLKALEIPTDPQTGISLEALELALEQWPIRAIQVTPTYNNPLGYTMPEARKRALYQLAQRFDVAIIEDDIYGDLAYTQPRPLTIKSFDTDGRVLLCSGFSKTLGPGLRVGWLAPGCYREKALHMKYVSTGASATLPQLAVAEFVAKGHFERHLRAVSRQYQRQRDIMISWVQRYFPKGSGISYPQGGFLLWVELPADVDCVRLNERLAQHAIHVAPGSLFSASGKFRQCLRLNYAFTLTPAIEEAVRTVGELASEMLNEVGEPLLAMK; this comes from the coding sequence ATGACGCGCTACGAAGAGGTGGCGGTAACGTTGCGGGAGCGAATCGAGCACGGGATTTATCGCGTGGGCGACCGGCTACCGTCTATTCGAGCGGTCTGCCAAGAGCTGAATGTGAGTATCTCAACGGTACAAGAAGCGTATCGCCAGCTCATGGACGCCGCGCTGATCGAGTCCCGGCCAAAGTCGGGGTACTTCGTGTTGCCGTGTCGTATTCCCTCTGTACTACCCTCTGTCTCGCGGCCTGCTCAGTGCCCGCTGGATGTCTCCCAATGGGATCAAGTGTTAGAACTCGTCGCTACCCAGCGGGACGATAAACGGCTGCTGCTTGGGCGCGGCGTTCCCAATCTTGAAGTCGAGTCGTTAAAGCCACTGTCGAAAATCCTCGCCGGGCTGCACCGTAGCAACGATCTGCACGGCTTCAACTACGACAAACTCAGCGGTAGCCCTGAACTGCGCCAGCAGGTGGCGCGCTTGGCGGTGGCATCTGGCTGCTTGCTGCACCCGGATGACATCATGATCACTACGGGGTGTCAGGAGGCGCTGGCCATTGCGCTGCGCACACTCACCCAGAATGGTGATGTGGTGGCAGTGGATTCGCCCAGCTTTTACGGCACCATGCAGATTCTGAAAGCCAACGGATTAAAGGCGCTGGAGATTCCCACCGACCCGCAAACCGGCATTAGTCTGGAGGCGTTAGAGCTGGCGCTAGAGCAGTGGCCTATCCGCGCCATTCAGGTCACGCCTACCTATAACAACCCCTTGGGTTATACCATGCCGGAAGCGCGCAAGCGGGCGCTCTATCAGCTTGCCCAACGTTTTGATGTAGCGATTATCGAAGACGATATCTATGGGGATTTGGCCTATACCCAGCCCAGGCCACTGACGATAAAATCCTTTGATACCGATGGGCGTGTGCTGCTGTGTAGCGGCTTCTCGAAAACCTTGGGGCCGGGCCTGCGAGTGGGTTGGTTGGCCCCTGGCTGCTATCGGGAAAAAGCACTGCATATGAAGTACGTCTCCACCGGCGCCTCTGCCACGCTACCGCAATTAGCGGTGGCGGAGTTTGTCGCCAAGGGCCATTTTGAGCGCCATTTGCGCGCGGTTTCCCGCCAGTATCAGCGCCAGCGAGACATCATGATTAGCTGGGTGCAGCGCTACTTCCCCAAAGGGTCGGGCATTAGCTATCCGCAAGGGGGCTTTTTACTCTGGGTAGAGCTACCGGCGGATGTCGACTGCGTGCGCCTGAACGAGCGTTTAGCGCAGCACGCCATCCATGTGGCACCGGGGTCGCTGTTCTCGGCCTCTGGGAAGTTTCGCCAGTGCCTGCGGTTGAACTACGCGTTTACCCTAACGCCTGCGATTGAAGAGGCGGTGCGTACGGTGGGCGAGCTAGCGAGTGAGATGCTCAACGAGGTAGGTGAGCCTTTACTAGCGATGAAGTAA